In a genomic window of Acidobacteriota bacterium:
- a CDS encoding heavy metal-responsive transcriptional regulator, protein MAENGALQIGEIAGLAGVSVDTVRYYEKLKLLPTAARTNSGYRVFSVETADRIRFIKQAQEMGFTLDEIKQLFVSDGGENQCKSVRDLIQVKLTQLEDRMRQMKSFKGFLNRHLVACENELDAHGKAASCPVLTTIEISRK, encoded by the coding sequence GTGGCTGAGAATGGAGCGTTACAGATCGGAGAGATTGCTGGGCTGGCTGGCGTCAGCGTAGATACGGTTCGCTATTACGAGAAGTTGAAATTGCTTCCGACGGCGGCACGGACGAATAGCGGTTATCGGGTGTTTTCTGTCGAGACGGCTGACCGCATCAGGTTTATCAAACAGGCGCAAGAAATGGGATTTACGCTTGACGAGATTAAGCAGCTTTTTGTTTCTGATGGCGGTGAGAACCAATGTAAAAGCGTGCGTGACCTTATCCAAGTTAAGTTAACTCAACTCGAAGATAGGATGCGGCAGATGAAGAGTTTTAAGGGCTTTTTAAATCGACATCTTGTTGCGTGTGAAAACGAATTGGACGCACACGGAAAAGCGGCATCGTGTCCGGTTCTCACGACAATTGAAATATCGAGGAAGTAA
- a CDS encoding ankyrin repeat domain-containing protein, whose product MFGFVSKIRLISRHKANTAACDVSNIRELSFDLDKVMEKDIRMLVQERDYEGIRHLLSREPSLANAGVTLGPPCSTTAHPLHRICDAVFAKLISDDEAVKVAKILLEHGARIDGDSSTENADTPLMAAASLHAENLGIFYIQNGARIDLSDKRDGATALHWAAYCGRDMLVDELIRAGVDVNQLDKTYKCTPLVWALQPLMKNEKNNIHHQRTCVRLLLEAGTDISTLDDKTKTFLDDLGTEELEPQDFEFEAKNKLPTINELVVYVPTEDFTISKTFYAALGFELTEGWGGTMDCRLGGAVFRLQNYYVKDWAENFMMKFDVNDVDAWHKHAKKVIDEGDYSNARYDEPEMIGDTKICHVWDPCGVLLIFIQ is encoded by the coding sequence GTGTTTGGTTTCGTTTCGAAGATCAGGTTGATCTCGCGACACAAGGCGAATACGGCGGCGTGCGACGTTTCGAACATTCGCGAATTGTCTTTTGATCTAGACAAAGTGATGGAAAAAGATATAAGAATGCTCGTTCAAGAACGAGATTACGAAGGCATCAGGCATCTGCTTTCGCGAGAGCCGAGTTTAGCGAATGCCGGTGTCACGCTTGGTCCGCCATGTTCGACGACGGCTCATCCTTTGCATCGAATCTGTGATGCTGTCTTTGCAAAATTGATTTCGGACGATGAAGCCGTCAAGGTCGCGAAAATACTTCTCGAACACGGAGCAAGGATCGACGGCGACTCGTCAACGGAAAATGCGGATACGCCCTTAATGGCGGCTGCCAGTCTTCATGCTGAGAATCTTGGCATTTTTTACATTCAAAACGGTGCGAGGATCGATCTTTCTGATAAAAGAGACGGGGCGACTGCTTTGCATTGGGCTGCATATTGCGGGCGAGACATGTTAGTTGACGAATTGATCCGTGCTGGAGTGGACGTTAACCAACTTGATAAGACCTACAAATGCACGCCGCTTGTTTGGGCACTTCAACCTTTGATGAAAAATGAAAAGAATAATATTCATCACCAAAGAACGTGCGTAAGGCTTCTATTGGAAGCGGGAACCGACATCTCTACCCTCGATGACAAGACGAAAACATTTCTGGATGATCTCGGTACGGAAGAACTGGAACCCCAAGATTTTGAATTCGAAGCCAAAAATAAACTCCCAACAATAAATGAGCTTGTAGTTTATGTTCCGACCGAAGATTTTACTATCTCAAAGACTTTCTACGCCGCTCTTGGCTTCGAACTAACAGAAGGCTGGGGCGGAACGATGGATTGTCGTCTTGGCGGGGCAGTTTTTCGTTTGCAGAATTACTACGTCAAAGACTGGGCGGAAAATTTCATGATGAAATTCGATGTTAACGACGTTGATGCTTGGCACAAACACGCAAAGAAAGTAATCGACGAGGGCGATTACTCAAACGCCCGTTACGACGAACCGGAAATGATCGGCGATACAAAAATCTGCCACGTCTGGGATCCATGCGGAGTTTTGTTGATCTTTATTCAGTGA
- a CDS encoding type IV toxin-antitoxin system AbiEi family antitoxin domain-containing protein: MPKVKKLGVFTLAQGKSVGISQQDISRLVAAKDLVRIGRGIYLHPKASLDKDVGFQIAYSKFGPGSAIGGLSALSHYNLAEQVPGEIWVMVPPEKRTRETGYKLIRTKTRLDKQIVDEKGYRIVTVERAVLEALKFITKIGERTAIKAAREALATRKTTEAKLAKAANELKLESVLTKHLEVIVP, encoded by the coding sequence GTGCCAAAAGTTAAAAAACTTGGGGTCTTTACACTGGCTCAAGGCAAGTCCGTGGGAATTAGTCAGCAAGACATATCTCGGCTTGTCGCTGCAAAGGACCTCGTTCGTATCGGTCGTGGAATCTACCTCCATCCCAAGGCGTCGCTGGATAAAGATGTAGGATTCCAAATCGCGTATTCAAAGTTTGGGCCGGGTTCAGCAATTGGGGGCCTTTCAGCTCTATCTCATTACAACCTTGCCGAACAAGTGCCGGGAGAAATATGGGTAATGGTTCCTCCGGAGAAACGAACCCGAGAAACCGGTTATAAACTGATTCGAACAAAAACGAGGCTCGACAAACAGATCGTGGATGAAAAGGGCTATCGAATCGTCACAGTCGAACGGGCGGTCCTGGAGGCTCTCAAATTCATCACAAAAATAGGTGAACGAACAGCAATAAAGGCCGCCCGCGAGGCCCTTGCAACAAGAAAGACAACCGAAGCCAAACTTGCAAAAGCCGCAAACGAGCTTAAACTTGAATCGGTACTGACCAAACATCTGGAGGTCATAGTGCCATGA
- a CDS encoding cation transporter, translating into MEKSNVFVGGAMFAAFVSSLCCVLPLLAVVFGFGAFGTAAIFESVRYPMIGVAFAALAYGFYRVYFQREECAEGEVCATKPVSRINKIFLWIGAIVIVAFAFSPSYLGYIAAAITSPTTPAVESAPIVVPEESATKKTVVLQIRGMTCDACETHIEVPLRKLKGVISADANYKNHNVTVVYDSAQVTVEKIKQAILATGYELI; encoded by the coding sequence ATGGAAAAATCTAATGTTTTCGTCGGTGGTGCAATGTTTGCGGCTTTTGTATCAAGCCTGTGTTGCGTGTTGCCGTTGCTCGCAGTGGTATTCGGATTCGGTGCATTTGGCACAGCGGCGATCTTTGAATCAGTGCGCTACCCAATGATCGGTGTGGCATTCGCGGCCTTGGCTTATGGCTTTTATCGAGTCTATTTTCAACGAGAGGAATGCGCCGAGGGCGAGGTTTGCGCAACTAAGCCAGTGAGCCGTATCAACAAGATATTTCTTTGGATCGGAGCTATCGTTATCGTCGCGTTTGCTTTCTCGCCGTCATACTTGGGATACATCGCAGCGGCCATTACAAGTCCAACCACTCCAGCGGTGGAATCTGCTCCGATTGTCGTTCCAGAAGAATCGGCAACGAAGAAAACTGTTGTTCTGCAAATTCGGGGTATGACGTGCGATGCATGTGAAACGCACATCGAAGTTCCGCTTCGAAAGCTAAAGGGTGTCATATCGGCAGATGCGAACTACAAAAATCACAACGTAACGGTTGTTTACGATTCGGCGCAAGTAACGGTCGAGAAGATCAAACAAGCAATTTTGGCAACAGGTTACGAGTTGATATAA